One window from the genome of Prosthecobacter vanneervenii encodes:
- a CDS encoding YML083C domain-containing protein: MSEPSLFRHYQIVQDADGNNVELVRNSEQVAVLAFDTQRLEYVHCHVLLEPLANRAAFEEISRSLQKRGHPTLARMVEFGEDEGNPFYITSSIDGETLRSYLARQQDLPGWLAIMIATRAVETAVALCERGELITDVPLESLRIVQTAPQTVQVLAADFRIIDSSAGKKRALKTSFEKQAKFLRTFLVEQGGTLPDHMLPAADYAELLGSCLASAGVGVIAAMRELRASLQKLAPENLSGEIPAPQKPRALLAPLLAGYQEVARGLVNLVRIQSQRLDMANPYSMRGTLTKTGRAVLIEQVPPKRVAHSRVKEADDAALKAGKQRDCSSLITLALVNESDDITCMAEEVAEGISLADLIRERHRLDVHEAYLVLAGLDTALTQLDNSALPVSKLRLEDIFLLTGFAREDTRSTKLLVSRLNEWPAFNIMVRAHPTLASMSGRGTDPAVLLPLQSGSAGGTVWHASWLSALAKFLLGFESPPGTIQEPEAGGARERETIARLLDDEIAKMSEAKPAKRSDFLARYARIIQHYDLAKPVEPSAPVRSATTDPLAGLGLKPAPKTVPVTKPAPKREPIAISATEPLRSPVALTTGGAARGAEEPTIGFAELLFRHGGAEPSPPDAPDWARAAASAPPTLPEHLIPRENVPIWLKAAVFLSGSMVLGAMCAHLSGSALWQKKQHSAPVEAAQPLKAPAAAPAKSGKTTAVSAPPKAGVVDMPAPQTAPVAPQPEVPKAIPLVAPPEGVPPSGGGVTLSLPPGATGLRDQLAPAAASPAPPRP, encoded by the coding sequence ATGTCGGAGCCGAGTCTATTCAGGCATTATCAAATCGTTCAGGACGCCGACGGCAACAACGTCGAGCTCGTCCGCAATTCCGAGCAGGTGGCTGTTCTGGCGTTTGATACCCAGCGACTGGAGTATGTGCACTGCCACGTGCTCCTCGAGCCGCTGGCCAATCGTGCGGCTTTTGAAGAGATCTCTCGGTCACTGCAAAAGCGCGGGCATCCCACGCTCGCTCGCATGGTCGAATTTGGCGAGGACGAGGGAAATCCCTTCTACATCACCAGCAGCATCGATGGCGAGACGCTCCGCTCCTACCTAGCGCGTCAGCAGGACCTGCCTGGCTGGCTGGCCATCATGATCGCTACTCGTGCGGTGGAGACGGCCGTGGCTCTCTGTGAACGGGGGGAACTCATCACCGATGTGCCTCTCGAAAGTCTGCGCATCGTGCAGACTGCTCCGCAGACCGTGCAGGTCCTGGCGGCGGACTTTCGTATCATCGACAGCAGCGCGGGCAAAAAGCGTGCGCTAAAGACCAGCTTTGAAAAACAGGCAAAGTTTTTGCGCACCTTCCTGGTGGAGCAGGGCGGCACTTTGCCAGACCACATGCTACCCGCTGCAGACTACGCAGAGCTGCTTGGCTCCTGCCTGGCCAGCGCCGGGGTGGGCGTCATCGCCGCCATGCGTGAGCTCCGTGCCAGCCTGCAAAAGCTCGCGCCCGAAAATCTTTCGGGAGAAATCCCCGCGCCACAAAAACCGCGTGCCCTGCTCGCTCCACTGCTGGCGGGCTACCAGGAGGTGGCACGTGGTCTCGTCAATCTGGTGCGCATCCAGAGCCAGCGGCTGGACATGGCCAACCCCTACAGCATGCGCGGCACACTGACCAAGACTGGTCGCGCAGTGCTCATCGAGCAGGTCCCTCCAAAGCGCGTAGCCCATTCTCGTGTCAAAGAGGCGGATGACGCAGCACTCAAAGCCGGAAAGCAGAGGGATTGCTCCAGCCTCATTACACTCGCTCTCGTCAATGAATCGGACGACATCACCTGCATGGCGGAGGAGGTGGCTGAGGGCATCAGCCTTGCAGACCTCATCCGCGAGCGTCATCGTCTCGACGTGCATGAGGCCTACCTCGTACTCGCGGGCCTGGACACCGCTCTCACCCAGTTGGACAACTCCGCACTGCCCGTGAGCAAGCTGCGCCTGGAGGACATCTTCCTTCTCACCGGTTTTGCCCGCGAGGATACCCGTAGCACCAAGCTGCTCGTCTCACGGCTCAATGAGTGGCCCGCTTTCAATATCATGGTGCGTGCCCATCCCACGCTCGCTTCCATGTCTGGTCGTGGCACCGATCCCGCGGTGCTCCTGCCTCTGCAGTCAGGCTCCGCAGGCGGCACGGTCTGGCATGCCAGCTGGCTCTCCGCGCTGGCCAAGTTCCTTCTTGGCTTTGAGTCCCCTCCCGGTACCATTCAGGAGCCCGAAGCCGGCGGGGCACGTGAGCGGGAAACCATAGCGCGTTTGCTCGATGACGAGATCGCCAAGATGAGCGAGGCCAAACCCGCCAAGCGCAGCGACTTTCTAGCCCGATACGCGCGCATCATTCAGCACTATGACTTGGCCAAACCGGTCGAGCCCTCCGCACCTGTCCGCAGCGCCACGACAGATCCTTTGGCAGGCCTCGGCTTGAAGCCCGCGCCTAAAACAGTCCCAGTCACCAAGCCTGCGCCCAAGCGCGAACCTATCGCGATCTCTGCCACTGAGCCTCTGCGATCGCCCGTGGCTCTCACCACCGGCGGTGCGGCACGTGGGGCGGAGGAGCCTACCATCGGCTTTGCCGAACTGCTCTTCCGTCATGGAGGTGCCGAGCCTTCTCCTCCAGACGCTCCCGATTGGGCGCGTGCCGCAGCCTCCGCTCCGCCCACGCTGCCAGAGCATCTCATTCCACGGGAAAACGTTCCCATCTGGCTGAAGGCCGCCGTCTTTCTTAGCGGCTCCATGGTTCTGGGGGCCATGTGCGCGCATCTCTCTGGCTCCGCGCTCTGGCAGAAAAAGCAGCACTCTGCTCCAGTGGAGGCCGCGCAGCCGCTCAAGGCTCCTGCCGCCGCTCCTGCCAAGTCCGGTAAGACGACAGCAGTGTCGGCTCCGCCCAAGGCTGGAGTCGTCGATATGCCCGCTCCCCAAACAGCCCCTGTGGCTCCTCAGCCTGAAGTACCCAAGGCCATCCCCCTCGTTGCTCCGCCTGAGGGCGTCCCTCCAAGCGGTGGAGGTGTTACTCTCTCCCTGCCACCTGGAGCCACCGGTTTGCGCGATCAGCTCGCGCCTGCGGCAGCCAGTCCAGCTCCTCCACGACCATGA
- a CDS encoding Gfo/Idh/MocA family oxidoreductase translates to MNTNHCRWGILGAAFIARKNWQAIRDAGNASLVAVASRDLSRAQAFIDECQSSAPHAVAPEAMNDYNALLARTDIDAVYIPLPTGLRKEWVIRAAEAGKHVLVEKPVGVNAADVAEIIAACEKHGVQFMDGVMFMHGRRLKHLRGVVDRDVGPVRHISTQFSFMSDDEFQRSNIRAHGKLEPLGCLGDLGWYCLRFTLWAMNYATPVEVTGRIHSQTQQTADSSPVPLEFSGTLTFADGANASFYCSFTTANAQWAIVSGGKGLLQVSDFVLPFHGSQTKYSLTRSEFELDRCKASMHEGRTADVIDEPSSNAPGSQESGLFRTFSELVLSGKRDPHWPHISLQTQRVLDACLASAQDGSKVVKLVA, encoded by the coding sequence ATGAACACCAACCACTGTCGCTGGGGCATCCTGGGTGCCGCCTTCATCGCCCGCAAAAACTGGCAGGCCATCCGGGATGCCGGGAACGCCTCCCTGGTGGCTGTGGCCAGCCGCGATCTCTCGCGCGCACAGGCCTTCATTGATGAATGCCAGAGCAGCGCACCGCATGCGGTGGCGCCGGAGGCCATGAATGATTACAATGCACTGCTGGCACGCACAGACATCGACGCCGTGTACATCCCGCTGCCTACCGGCCTGCGCAAGGAGTGGGTCATCCGCGCCGCCGAGGCGGGAAAGCATGTCCTGGTGGAAAAGCCCGTCGGGGTGAATGCGGCGGATGTGGCGGAGATCATCGCAGCCTGCGAAAAGCATGGCGTTCAGTTCATGGACGGTGTGATGTTCATGCATGGCCGCCGCCTGAAGCATCTGCGCGGAGTGGTGGACCGTGATGTGGGCCCAGTGCGCCATATTTCCACGCAGTTCAGCTTCATGAGCGACGATGAATTTCAGCGCAGCAACATCCGCGCGCATGGCAAACTGGAGCCTCTAGGCTGTCTCGGAGATCTGGGCTGGTACTGCCTTCGATTCACGCTCTGGGCCATGAACTACGCCACGCCCGTGGAGGTGACAGGCCGCATACATTCACAGACGCAGCAGACGGCGGATTCATCACCGGTGCCACTCGAGTTTTCCGGCACGCTAACTTTTGCCGACGGAGCCAATGCCTCCTTTTACTGCTCTTTCACCACGGCGAATGCGCAGTGGGCCATCGTCAGCGGCGGCAAAGGGCTGCTGCAGGTCTCCGACTTTGTGCTGCCCTTTCATGGCAGCCAGACGAAGTACAGCCTCACGCGTTCCGAGTTTGAGCTGGACCGCTGCAAGGCCAGCATGCATGAGGGCCGCACAGCAGATGTCATCGACGAGCCAAGCAGCAACGCGCCGGGCTCTCAGGAGTCGGGCTTGTTCCGCACTTTCTCCGAACTGGTGCTTTCCGGGAAGCGCGATCCGCACTGGCCGCACATCAGCCTGCAGACACAGCGTGTGCTGGATGCCTGCCTGGCCTCGGCGCAGGATGGCAGCAAGGTGGTGAAGCTGGTGGCGTGA
- a CDS encoding DUF3147 family protein, whose translation MTLKIIIKYLLSAGIITLVSEMVKRSDKLGALLAALPFVSIITLFWVHYESAPEVRAQKTADHMYYIFWYVLPTLPMFLLFPAFQRWWGFYGALGGSAVLTLLLFALLRAISARFGLML comes from the coding sequence ATGACCTTGAAGATCATCATCAAATATCTCCTCAGCGCCGGCATCATCACGCTCGTGAGCGAGATGGTAAAGCGCAGCGACAAGCTGGGCGCGCTGCTGGCGGCGCTGCCTTTTGTGAGCATCATCACGCTCTTTTGGGTGCACTATGAAAGCGCGCCCGAGGTGCGTGCACAAAAGACGGCAGACCACATGTACTACATCTTCTGGTATGTACTGCCCACGCTGCCGATGTTTCTGCTCTTTCCTGCGTTTCAGCGCTGGTGGGGCTTTTATGGCGCGCTGGGCGGCAGCGCGGTGCTGACGCTGCTGCTGTTTGCGCTGCTGCGCGCCATCAGCGCACGTTTTGGCCTGATGCTGTGA
- a CDS encoding di-heme oxidoredictase family protein has translation MKAPRLTTYLTLLLACSFGTHALAQMPPRHPAHRPQHPPHPPPPPPSTAKPQFGDPLPGLTKPQLAAFLDGKDDFEDSETEVSGLGPIFNRSSCVTCHNAPVTGGSGPINVTRFGRTDGGVFNPLTSLGGSLQQEMEINPALHEVVPQEANVVAQRNSTPLFGLGLIEAIPEDQILQNVKRSPVDGVLGKVAKVADPATGKTLIGRFGWKAQQATLLSFAGDAYLNEMGITNRLFPVENAPNGNAQLLAQYDTVVDPEDVVDPTTGRGDIDRVADFMRFLGAPPRLPLSNSAAVGRSVFQNTGCAVCHVPFMITGPNKVAALDHQEVWLFSDLLLHDMGSLGDGIAQSAADVREMKTAPLWGLRASAPYLHDGRAQTVDEAIKAHDGEAKASKDRYLKLSKQQVQQLLDFLMSI, from the coding sequence ATGAAAGCGCCACGTCTCACCACCTATCTTACGCTTCTTCTGGCCTGCTCCTTTGGGACGCATGCCCTGGCTCAGATGCCGCCCCGGCATCCAGCGCATCGGCCGCAGCATCCACCCCACCCGCCGCCTCCGCCACCCAGTACGGCCAAGCCGCAGTTTGGCGACCCTCTGCCTGGGCTTACCAAACCCCAGCTGGCCGCCTTTTTGGATGGTAAAGATGATTTCGAAGATTCAGAAACTGAGGTAAGCGGCCTTGGGCCCATCTTCAACCGCAGTTCCTGCGTCACCTGCCACAACGCACCTGTCACAGGTGGTTCGGGCCCTATCAACGTGACACGCTTTGGTCGCACTGATGGCGGAGTTTTCAATCCGCTGACCTCGCTCGGCGGCTCTCTGCAGCAGGAGATGGAGATCAATCCCGCATTGCATGAGGTGGTGCCACAGGAGGCCAATGTGGTGGCTCAGCGCAACTCCACCCCGCTCTTTGGTCTGGGTTTGATCGAAGCCATCCCCGAAGATCAAATCCTGCAGAATGTGAAGCGTTCCCCCGTGGATGGCGTGCTGGGAAAAGTGGCCAAAGTGGCGGACCCGGCCACGGGGAAAACGCTGATCGGCCGCTTTGGCTGGAAGGCGCAGCAGGCCACACTTCTGAGCTTTGCCGGAGATGCCTACCTCAATGAAATGGGCATCACCAACAGGCTCTTTCCTGTGGAAAACGCCCCCAATGGAAATGCACAGCTCCTCGCGCAATATGATACCGTTGTGGACCCTGAAGATGTCGTCGATCCCACAACGGGCAGGGGAGACATAGATCGTGTGGCGGACTTTATGCGCTTCCTCGGGGCACCTCCACGTCTGCCGCTGTCGAACTCTGCTGCGGTTGGTCGGAGCGTGTTTCAAAACACCGGATGCGCCGTCTGTCATGTGCCGTTCATGATCACCGGTCCCAACAAAGTGGCCGCACTTGATCACCAGGAGGTCTGGCTTTTCTCCGACCTGCTGCTGCATGACATGGGCTCTCTCGGAGACGGCATCGCCCAGTCAGCGGCTGATGTTCGTGAGATGAAGACTGCGCCTCTCTGGGGCCTCCGTGCCAGCGCACCCTATCTGCACGATGGGCGTGCACAGACCGTCGATGAAGCCATCAAGGCGCACGATGGCGAGGCCAAAGCCTCCAAAGACCGCTATCTCAAGCTGAGCAAGCAGCAGGTGCAGCAGCTGCTCGATTTCCTCATGTCGATCTAA
- a CDS encoding serine/threonine protein kinase: MSNRFEILRPLEEDTASKLLLVRDNKRENELRLRRFKTQKPEEIEGLKELFRQLAGLENPHLDRLIDYGADKDGFYTIVAGSLPGESLPEVLERGPLTEKEFTALATQLLDVLSALHEGAIVHGSLRPEYVRISGKSAADWQVTLHGFGQGFAAKDDSPEEQIRAYRCAAPEQWQDGTTRRRTDVYALGCILYEALTARAPFDARVMKELRLKHLGHDMTPLTKLASHVPAWMTAWVMHLMAADPEQRPRKAAAAREQFEKQEAPQTVETAARPQPVQQAPVPAPAPTPPGVGMPPPQNLRSAPIMLPRPQPGAHNATSSTIPIAAGPHVAANRPKPGTTNPVMPAPRRAPSPAPAPRPAGGKAAPASAPSLVEKLKKQKPMVIAAAAVVLLLGLFVISRCGGQPEPVKKNAGQVKR; this comes from the coding sequence ATGTCCAACCGTTTTGAAATCCTGCGTCCTCTTGAAGAAGACACGGCCAGCAAGCTGCTGCTCGTGCGCGACAACAAGCGTGAAAATGAACTGCGGCTGCGGCGCTTCAAGACCCAGAAGCCGGAGGAGATCGAAGGACTGAAGGAGCTTTTCCGCCAACTGGCCGGGCTGGAGAACCCTCATCTGGACCGGCTGATCGACTATGGCGCGGACAAAGATGGCTTTTACACCATCGTGGCCGGATCCCTGCCAGGGGAGTCGCTGCCTGAGGTGCTGGAGCGCGGACCGCTCACAGAAAAGGAATTCACCGCCCTGGCAACACAGCTGCTGGACGTGCTATCCGCACTGCATGAAGGTGCCATCGTGCACGGCAGCCTGCGCCCGGAATATGTGCGCATCAGCGGAAAATCTGCCGCCGACTGGCAGGTGACGCTGCATGGCTTTGGCCAGGGCTTTGCTGCCAAAGACGACAGCCCCGAGGAGCAAATACGAGCCTACCGCTGCGCCGCACCTGAGCAGTGGCAGGATGGCACGACACGACGCCGCACCGATGTCTATGCCCTGGGCTGCATCCTCTATGAGGCACTGACCGCTCGCGCTCCCTTTGATGCGAGGGTGATGAAGGAACTGCGACTCAAACATCTGGGTCATGACATGACACCCCTGACCAAACTGGCCTCCCATGTCCCAGCCTGGATGACTGCCTGGGTGATGCACCTGATGGCCGCCGATCCTGAGCAACGCCCGCGCAAGGCTGCGGCTGCACGAGAGCAGTTTGAGAAACAAGAAGCGCCGCAGACCGTGGAGACGGCCGCACGCCCGCAGCCTGTGCAGCAGGCACCAGTGCCAGCCCCTGCCCCGACACCTCCAGGCGTGGGAATGCCGCCGCCGCAAAATCTGCGCTCTGCGCCCATCATGCTGCCGAGACCGCAGCCAGGCGCGCATAATGCGACATCCAGCACGATCCCCATTGCAGCCGGGCCCCATGTGGCGGCAAACCGGCCCAAACCAGGCACCACCAATCCCGTCATGCCCGCGCCACGCAGAGCCCCCTCCCCTGCACCGGCCCCACGCCCAGCGGGAGGCAAAGCAGCACCAGCCTCCGCCCCGTCTCTGGTGGAAAAGCTCAAGAAGCAAAAGCCGATGGTAATCGCTGCGGCAGCAGTGGTTCTGCTGCTGGGTCTGTTTGTGATCTCACGCTGCGGTGGCCAGCCTGAGCCGGTGAAGAAGAACGCCGGCCAAGTGAAACGCTGA
- a CDS encoding ABC transporter ATP-binding protein, whose amino-acid sequence MDDFLVIDHVSKSFGPQRAVDDVSLSVRQGEAFSLLGPSGCGKTTLLRMIAGFERPDRGRILVAGQDITALPPEQRPVNTVFQNYALFPHMSVWENVAFGLRMSRRPREEIRSGVDRMLDLVRLSEHARKRPAQLSGGQRQRVAIARALVKRPQVLLLDEPLAALDLKLRQHMQMELNTIHEQVGTTFIYVTHDQGEAMSLSSRIAVLNSGRLEQVDAPASLYENPRSSFVASFIGDANFFTGVAQEFQHEGYLRVLIEGLGSPLVQSNGAVSANQPLRLMVRPEKISLTLARPSSGDRVNAFRGIVEDIAYFGSHTRYRIRAGEHSILAQLQRSRLSGGEIDPARGAEVWMSFHPDEGRVVRLEDAA is encoded by the coding sequence ATGGACGATTTTCTAGTCATTGACCACGTCTCCAAATCCTTCGGCCCCCAGCGAGCCGTGGATGATGTCTCTCTGAGCGTCCGGCAGGGCGAGGCGTTTTCCCTCCTGGGACCCAGCGGCTGCGGCAAGACCACGCTGCTGCGCATGATCGCGGGTTTTGAGCGTCCGGACCGCGGTCGCATCCTGGTGGCGGGGCAGGACATCACCGCCCTGCCGCCTGAGCAGCGGCCGGTGAACACCGTTTTTCAAAACTACGCGCTCTTTCCCCACATGAGCGTGTGGGAAAACGTGGCCTTTGGCCTGCGCATGAGCCGCCGCCCGCGAGAGGAGATCCGCAGCGGCGTGGACCGCATGCTCGATCTCGTGCGCCTCAGCGAGCACGCGCGCAAGCGCCCCGCCCAGCTCAGCGGCGGCCAGCGCCAGCGCGTGGCCATCGCCCGTGCTTTGGTAAAGCGTCCGCAGGTCCTTCTGCTCGACGAGCCTCTCGCCGCGCTCGACCTCAAGCTGCGCCAGCACATGCAGATGGAGCTCAATACCATCCACGAGCAGGTGGGCACCACCTTCATCTATGTGACGCATGACCAGGGCGAGGCCATGAGCCTGAGCAGCCGCATCGCTGTGCTCAACAGCGGCAGGCTGGAGCAGGTGGACGCTCCTGCAAGCCTGTATGAAAATCCGCGCAGCAGCTTTGTGGCCTCCTTCATCGGGGATGCCAATTTCTTCACTGGTGTGGCGCAGGAGTTTCAGCACGAGGGGTATTTGCGCGTATTGATCGAAGGGCTCGGCAGCCCGCTCGTGCAGAGTAATGGTGCTGTCTCTGCCAATCAGCCGCTGCGCCTCATGGTGCGTCCGGAAAAAATCAGCCTTACCCTTGCACGCCCTTCCAGTGGAGATCGAGTGAACGCCTTTCGCGGCATCGTGGAGGACATCGCCTACTTCGGCTCGCACACACGCTACCGCATCCGTGCAGGAGAGCACAGCATCCTGGCGCAACTCCAGCGCAGCCGCTTAAGCGGAGGAGAGATCGATCCCGCACGCGGGGCTGAGGTGTGGATGAGTTTCCATCCCGATGAAGGCCGTGTCGTGCGGCTGGAGGACGCCGCATGA
- a CDS encoding ABC transporter permease gives MRAQRQGSSQWLLSLPSLAWLGLFFVIPAILVFVTAFRPADLQGGVGPGWTLATLEEIRDPAYLPIIWRTVWVSAATTFFCLALALPMAFHIARAGQRQRQWLLLLVVIPFLSNFLIRIFAWKSLLHPEGPLTQTLISLHLLPENAVLLHHAGAVLLVMVYTQLPFAILPLYAAAERFDFGLLDAARDLGARPLQAFAKVFVPGVQRGLISAAVMVFVCSLGQYVIPQMVGGVSDDMLGTKIAQRVFSDRNLPHASALAGGMMLAVLLPMLVVAVWQRIGRKEGA, from the coding sequence ATGAGGGCGCAGCGCCAGGGATCATCGCAGTGGCTTCTCTCGCTGCCGTCGCTTGCGTGGCTGGGTCTATTTTTTGTCATCCCGGCCATCCTTGTTTTTGTCACAGCCTTCCGCCCTGCAGACCTGCAGGGCGGTGTGGGCCCTGGGTGGACTCTGGCCACGCTGGAGGAGATTCGAGATCCCGCCTATCTGCCCATCATCTGGCGCACGGTATGGGTCAGTGCGGCCACCACCTTCTTTTGTCTGGCGCTGGCGTTGCCCATGGCCTTTCACATTGCGCGCGCCGGTCAGCGTCAGCGGCAGTGGCTATTATTGCTGGTGGTCATTCCGTTTCTTTCGAATTTCCTCATCCGCATCTTTGCCTGGAAGTCCCTCCTGCATCCCGAGGGGCCGCTGACGCAGACACTCATCTCTCTGCATCTCCTGCCTGAAAATGCCGTGCTGCTGCATCATGCGGGCGCCGTGCTGCTCGTCATGGTGTACACCCAGCTGCCCTTCGCCATCCTGCCGCTCTATGCTGCCGCGGAGAGGTTCGACTTTGGCCTGCTCGATGCCGCACGCGATCTCGGGGCCCGGCCGCTGCAGGCATTTGCCAAAGTCTTTGTGCCCGGTGTACAGCGTGGCCTCATTTCCGCTGCAGTCATGGTCTTTGTGTGCAGCCTGGGGCAGTACGTTATTCCGCAGATGGTGGGGGGAGTGTCCGATGATATGCTGGGCACCAAGATCGCCCAGCGCGTCTTTTCAGACCGCAATCTTCCCCATGCCAGTGCACTGGCTGGAGGCATGATGCTCGCGGTGCTGCTTCCCATGCTGGTGGTGGCTGTGTGGCAGCGCATCGGCAGAAAGGAGGGCGCATGA
- a CDS encoding ABC transporter permease, with product MRRSRLPALLAWGVVLFLFAPLVVLVVNSFNASRFGGTWEGFTWGWYEKLWAADEVWASLWLTLRIAVSAALAAMVLGTLAAYVLHRFRSWLQNVHQVLITLPLVMPDILMGMSLLALFVLSGVETGLLTIWIAHVTFCLSFVTMVVLGRLQDFDFTLLDAAQDLGATRAQAVRKVLLPLLLPGVLAGGLLAFTLSVDDYVITFFVSGPGTTTLPLRVASMMRTSRTLPVINALSTLLIASTFVIAAVSSRLQRRA from the coding sequence ATGAGACGCTCCCGCCTGCCTGCTCTCCTTGCCTGGGGCGTGGTACTCTTTCTCTTTGCACCTCTCGTGGTGCTGGTGGTCAATTCCTTCAATGCCTCCCGCTTTGGCGGCACCTGGGAGGGCTTTACGTGGGGCTGGTATGAAAAGCTCTGGGCGGCGGACGAGGTGTGGGCGTCTCTATGGCTCACGCTCCGGATCGCCGTCTCCGCAGCGCTCGCCGCCATGGTGCTGGGCACGCTGGCGGCGTATGTGCTGCACCGCTTCCGTTCCTGGTTGCAAAACGTGCACCAAGTCCTAATCACCCTGCCGCTCGTCATGCCGGACATCCTCATGGGCATGTCGCTGCTGGCCCTGTTTGTACTCAGCGGCGTGGAGACCGGGCTGCTCACCATCTGGATCGCGCACGTTACCTTCTGCCTCAGCTTTGTCACCATGGTGGTGCTTGGTCGCCTGCAGGACTTTGACTTCACGCTGCTCGATGCCGCGCAAGATCTTGGTGCTACGCGTGCACAGGCGGTGAGAAAGGTGCTGCTCCCGCTGCTGCTGCCCGGCGTGCTGGCCGGTGGCCTGCTGGCCTTTACGCTCTCAGTGGATGATTACGTCATCACCTTCTTTGTCTCCGGCCCCGGCACCACCACGCTGCCGCTGCGCGTCGCCAGCATGATGCGCACCAGCCGCACGCTGCCGGTCATCAATGCCCTGAGCACGCTGCTCATTGCCAGCACTTTCGTCATCGCCGCCGTCAGCTCACGCCTTCAGCGCCGTGCTTGA
- the polX gene encoding DNA polymerase/3'-5' exonuclease PolX has protein sequence MTREDAATIFERIALLLELKGENTFKVRAYRTGAEIVESFSGDIMQMAAENQLAGIKGLGEALRDKLHEMATTGKLEFYEKLKAEFPDTLFDLFDVPGLGPKKVAALHIELGVSSIADLKRACESGEAAKLSGFGGKTVEKILDGIAFREQHAAEFRQDQVHALAQEILEALRQHPHVSHAEVCGSFRRGKETVHDLDFLVSTKHPEEVIDSFVQLPIVVDVIAKGPTKASVHATHGVQCDLRAVSRKEFPFALVYFTGSKEHNVVIRQRALARGWSLNEYAFTPVPDHADAPVIPPVHDEAELYRALDLDFIDPELRENKGEIEAAEHGGLPHLVQLENLRGVFHNHTTASDGGATLREMAHAAHELGLQYLGIADHSKSSFQANGLNEQRLLAQIEEIQALNEEMKEEGFRIFTGSEVDILKDGSLDFSDEIMSRLDYVVASVHNVFNLPEAEMTKRIIRAIENPNVTMLGHLTGRLLLQRPAYNVNIAAVIDAAAETGTIIELNASAWRLDMDWRWWKLAKEKGVKCSINPDAHSTHGLQAVIYGIKAARKGWLTRKDIINCLPLGQIEEALRAKRAR, from the coding sequence ATGACCCGTGAAGACGCCGCCACCATCTTTGAACGCATCGCCCTCCTCCTGGAGCTGAAGGGGGAAAACACCTTCAAGGTGCGCGCCTACCGCACCGGCGCGGAGATCGTCGAGAGCTTCAGCGGCGACATCATGCAGATGGCCGCCGAAAACCAGCTCGCCGGCATCAAGGGCCTCGGCGAGGCTCTGCGCGACAAGCTCCACGAAATGGCGACCACCGGAAAGCTGGAGTTTTATGAGAAGCTCAAGGCAGAGTTTCCAGACACCCTCTTTGATCTCTTCGACGTCCCCGGCCTCGGTCCCAAAAAAGTGGCCGCTCTGCACATTGAGCTGGGCGTGTCCTCCATCGCCGACCTCAAGCGCGCCTGCGAGAGCGGCGAGGCCGCCAAGCTCTCCGGCTTCGGCGGCAAGACAGTTGAAAAAATCCTCGACGGCATCGCCTTCCGTGAGCAGCACGCAGCCGAGTTTCGCCAGGATCAGGTGCATGCCCTCGCGCAGGAGATTCTGGAGGCCCTGCGCCAGCATCCGCACGTCTCCCACGCCGAGGTCTGCGGCAGCTTCCGTCGTGGCAAGGAAACCGTGCACGATCTCGACTTCCTCGTCTCCACCAAGCACCCGGAGGAGGTCATCGACTCCTTCGTCCAGCTCCCCATCGTCGTGGACGTCATTGCCAAAGGCCCCACCAAGGCCAGCGTGCATGCCACGCACGGCGTGCAGTGCGATCTCCGCGCCGTCTCTCGCAAGGAGTTCCCTTTTGCGCTGGTTTACTTCACCGGCAGCAAGGAGCACAATGTCGTCATCCGCCAGCGTGCCCTGGCCCGTGGCTGGTCGCTCAATGAGTATGCCTTCACCCCGGTGCCGGATCATGCCGATGCTCCCGTCATTCCTCCTGTGCATGATGAAGCCGAGCTCTACCGCGCGCTGGACCTCGACTTCATCGACCCCGAGCTGCGCGAAAACAAAGGCGAGATCGAAGCCGCCGAACATGGCGGTCTGCCTCATCTGGTGCAGTTGGAAAATCTGCGCGGCGTCTTTCATAATCACACCACAGCGAGCGATGGCGGTGCCACTCTGCGCGAGATGGCCCACGCCGCCCATGAACTGGGCCTGCAATACCTCGGCATCGCCGATCACAGCAAATCCTCCTTCCAGGCCAATGGTCTAAACGAGCAGCGCCTGCTGGCGCAGATCGAGGAGATTCAGGCACTCAATGAAGAGATGAAAGAGGAAGGCTTCCGCATCTTCACCGGCAGCGAGGTGGACATCCTCAAAGACGGCAGCCTCGACTTCAGCGACGAGATCATGAGCCGCCTCGACTACGTCGTCGCCTCCGTGCACAACGTCTTCAACCTGCCCGAAGCCGAGATGACCAAACGCATCATCCGCGCCATCGAAAACCCCAACGTGACCATGCTCGGCCATCTCACCGGCCGCCTGCTGCTCCAGCGCCCGGCTTACAACGTCAACATCGCCGCCGTGATCGATGCCGCCGCCGAGACCGGCACCATCATCGAGCTCAATGCCAGCGCCTGGCGTCTCGACATGGACTGGCGCTGGTGGAAGCTCGCCAAGGAGAAGGGCGTCAAATGCAGCATCAATCCCGACGCCCACAGCACCCACGGCCTGCAGGCCGTCATCTACGGCATCAAAGCCGCTCGCAAAGGCTGGCTCACCCGCAAAGACATCATCAATTGCCTCCCCCTCGGTCAGATCGAAGAGGCGTTGCGTGCCAAGCGCGCGAGGTAA